In Janibacter alkaliphilus, the following proteins share a genomic window:
- a CDS encoding OsmC family protein, whose product MPSATHRYATRLDWSGSTGVGYEGYGRTHRVSRTGEHGLDVEASADPAFRGDPALTNPEELLLAAASSCQLLSFLAVAARARLDVLGYTDDAVAEMPEDDPPLRVTTIVLRPVVTVRAGERSADEVDRRVRHLLEVAHRECFIARSLTSDIRIEAEVTVV is encoded by the coding sequence GCGACCCGGCTGGACTGGTCCGGCAGCACCGGCGTCGGCTACGAGGGCTACGGGCGGACCCACCGGGTCTCCCGCACCGGGGAGCACGGCCTCGACGTCGAGGCCAGCGCCGACCCCGCCTTCCGCGGTGATCCGGCGCTGACCAACCCCGAGGAGCTGCTGCTGGCCGCGGCCAGCTCCTGCCAGCTGCTCTCCTTCCTCGCCGTCGCCGCCCGGGCCCGGCTGGACGTCCTCGGCTACACCGACGACGCCGTGGCCGAGATGCCCGAGGACGACCCGCCGCTGCGGGTCACCACGATCGTGCTGCGCCCGGTGGTCACCGTCCGGGCCGGCGAGCGCTCCGCGGACGAGGTCGACCGGCGGGTGCGGCACCTGCTGGAGGTCGCTCACCGGGAGTGCTTCATCGCCCGCTCGCTCACCTCGGACATCCGGATCGAGGCCGAGGTCACCGTCGTCTAG